From a single Pseudorasbora parva isolate DD20220531a chromosome 15, ASM2467924v1, whole genome shotgun sequence genomic region:
- the ism2b gene encoding isthmin-2 isoform X3, with amino-acid sequence MKMTNSALKKIFARRERASSFPVRHRARYRPVVETHPQTSLRDISNDHNLLHQQNQVQSDLADSHPHQHKWFQHRSTGVPQQPEPGQESKPFVLDLKNFPDLANADIGSQNPNIQVTIEVLDDPPMEVEMDLIKEWSNDWPTSSPSSTVEWLGGKKLFWPLFWSYTDADSGDDGTGQAVEEEDDYALEYDSGEPLPSGLGKTDGNWESPWTQSHYETEEEWSTWSPCSVTCGHGNQTRSRSCGDFCTSTESRSCDLIPCPDDWNSVAHVFPFEMENGTEPFGTDVDSCEKWLNCKSVFLQRYLQQVLTELPSCPCTYPSDASNNIVSLLDAEHERTFQWRDASGPKERLDIYKPSARSCLRSGLSKDGTTLAVQHCCYDDNKHLITRGKGAGTPNLISTEFSPELHFKVDVMPWILCKGDWSRFHAVRPPNNGLHCMENPQQDIFMNELEEAREY; translated from the exons ATGAAGATGACGAACAGCGCATTAAAGAAGATCTTTGCCAGGAGGG AACGCGCGAGCAGCTTCCCTGTGAGACATCGCGCGAGATACAGACCCGTCGTAGAG ACACATCCACAGACATCTTTGAGAGACATTAGCAATGACCATAATCTCCTGCACCAGCAGAACCAGGTCCAGAGTGATTTGGCAGACTCGCATCCCCACCAACACAAGTGGTTCCAGCATCGCTCTACAGGTGTCCCGCAACAGCCTGAGCCCGGCCAAGAATCAAAACCCTTTGTTTTAGACCTCAAAAACTTTCCAGACCTGGCAAATGCTGACATTGGCTCCCAGAACCCAAACATTCAG GTGACCATTGAGGTGTTGGATGACCCCCCTATGGAAGTGGAGATGGACCTGATTAAAGAATGGAGCAATGACTGGCCCACATCTTCTCCCTCCTCTACTGTAGAGTGGCTGGGTGGAAAGAAGCTTTTCTGGCCTTTATTTTGGAGCTACACTGATGCAGATTCCGGTGACGATGGGACTGGCCAAGCAGTGGAGGAAGAGGACGACTACGCACTGGAGTATGACAGTGGGGAGCCCCTCCCTAGTGGTCTGGGAAAGACAGATGGCAATTGGGAAAGCCCATGGACTCAAAGCCATTATG AAACAGAGGAAGAGTGGAGCACATGGAGTCCCTGTAGTGTCACTTGTGGCCATGGCAACCAGACCCGCTCACGGTCATGTGGAGATTTCTGCACATCCACTGAGTCCCGAAGCTGTGACCTTATTCCATGCCCAG atGATTGGAACAGTGTGGCTCATGTCTTTCCATTTGAGATGGAGAATGGTACAGAACCCTTTGGCACTG ATGTTGACAGCTGTGAGAAGTGGTTAAATTGTAAGAGTGTGTTTCTTCAGCGTTACCTACAGCAGGTATTGACTGAATTACCCAGCTGCCCGTGCACCTATCCTTCTGACGCCTCCAACAATATAGTCAGTCTGCTGGATGCAGAGCATGAGCGAACCTTCCAATGGAGGGATGCTAGCGGCCCAAAAGAACGGCTGGACATCTACAAGCCCTCGGCACGGTCCTGTTTGCGTTCTGGCCTGTCAAAAGATGGCACCACCCTGGCTgtccaacattgttgctatgaTGACAACAAGCATTTAATTACAAGGGGCAAGGGGGCAGGTACCCCCAACCTAATAAGCACAGAATTCTCTCCAGAGCTGCATTTCAAGGTGGATGTAATGCCTTGGATACTGTGCAAAGGAGACTGGAGCAGGTTTCATGCAGTCCGCCCACCCAATAATGGCCTGCATTGCATGGAGAATCCACAACAGGATATTTTCATGAATGAATTGGAGGAGGCCAGAGAATATTAA
- the ism2b gene encoding isthmin-2 isoform X5, which yields MKMTNSALKKIFARRERASSFPVRHRARYRPVVENQVQSDLADSHPHQHKWFQHRSTGVPQQPEPGQESKPFVLDLKNFPDLANADIGSQNPNIQVTIEVLDDPPMEVEMDLIKEWSNDWPTSSPSSTVEWLGGKKLFWPLFWSYTDADSGDDGTGQAVEEEDDYALEYDSGEPLPSGLGKTDGNWESPWTQSHYETEEEWSTWSPCSVTCGHGNQTRSRSCGDFCTSTESRSCDLIPCPDDWNSVAHVFPFEMENGTEPFGTDVDSCEKWLNCKSVFLQRYLQQVLTELPSCPCTYPSDASNNIVSLLDAEHERTFQWRDASGPKERLDIYKPSARSCLRSGLSKDGTTLAVQHCCYDDNKHLITRGKGAGTPNLISTEFSPELHFKVDVMPWILCKGDWSRFHAVRPPNNGLHCMENPQQDIFMNELEEAREY from the exons ATGAAGATGACGAACAGCGCATTAAAGAAGATCTTTGCCAGGAGGG AACGCGCGAGCAGCTTCCCTGTGAGACATCGCGCGAGATACAGACCCGTCGTAGAG AACCAGGTCCAGAGTGATTTGGCAGACTCGCATCCCCACCAACACAAGTGGTTCCAGCATCGCTCTACAGGTGTCCCGCAACAGCCTGAGCCCGGCCAAGAATCAAAACCCTTTGTTTTAGACCTCAAAAACTTTCCAGACCTGGCAAATGCTGACATTGGCTCCCAGAACCCAAACATTCAG GTGACCATTGAGGTGTTGGATGACCCCCCTATGGAAGTGGAGATGGACCTGATTAAAGAATGGAGCAATGACTGGCCCACATCTTCTCCCTCCTCTACTGTAGAGTGGCTGGGTGGAAAGAAGCTTTTCTGGCCTTTATTTTGGAGCTACACTGATGCAGATTCCGGTGACGATGGGACTGGCCAAGCAGTGGAGGAAGAGGACGACTACGCACTGGAGTATGACAGTGGGGAGCCCCTCCCTAGTGGTCTGGGAAAGACAGATGGCAATTGGGAAAGCCCATGGACTCAAAGCCATTATG AAACAGAGGAAGAGTGGAGCACATGGAGTCCCTGTAGTGTCACTTGTGGCCATGGCAACCAGACCCGCTCACGGTCATGTGGAGATTTCTGCACATCCACTGAGTCCCGAAGCTGTGACCTTATTCCATGCCCAG atGATTGGAACAGTGTGGCTCATGTCTTTCCATTTGAGATGGAGAATGGTACAGAACCCTTTGGCACTG ATGTTGACAGCTGTGAGAAGTGGTTAAATTGTAAGAGTGTGTTTCTTCAGCGTTACCTACAGCAGGTATTGACTGAATTACCCAGCTGCCCGTGCACCTATCCTTCTGACGCCTCCAACAATATAGTCAGTCTGCTGGATGCAGAGCATGAGCGAACCTTCCAATGGAGGGATGCTAGCGGCCCAAAAGAACGGCTGGACATCTACAAGCCCTCGGCACGGTCCTGTTTGCGTTCTGGCCTGTCAAAAGATGGCACCACCCTGGCTgtccaacattgttgctatgaTGACAACAAGCATTTAATTACAAGGGGCAAGGGGGCAGGTACCCCCAACCTAATAAGCACAGAATTCTCTCCAGAGCTGCATTTCAAGGTGGATGTAATGCCTTGGATACTGTGCAAAGGAGACTGGAGCAGGTTTCATGCAGTCCGCCCACCCAATAATGGCCTGCATTGCATGGAGAATCCACAACAGGATATTTTCATGAATGAATTGGAGGAGGCCAGAGAATATTAA
- the ism2b gene encoding isthmin-2 isoform X4 encodes MLKVRKSLWVLLSVLLAVWIERASSFPVRHRARYRPVVENQVQSDLADSHPHQHKWFQHRSTGVPQQPEPGQESKPFVLDLKNFPDLANADIGSQNPNIQVTIEVLDDPPMEVEMDLIKEWSNDWPTSSPSSTVEWLGGKKLFWPLFWSYTDADSGDDGTGQAVEEEDDYALEYDSGEPLPSGLGKTDGNWESPWTQSHYETEEEWSTWSPCSVTCGHGNQTRSRSCGDFCTSTESRSCDLIPCPDDWNSVAHVFPFEMENGTEPFGTDVDSCEKWLNCKSVFLQRYLQQVLTELPSCPCTYPSDASNNIVSLLDAEHERTFQWRDASGPKERLDIYKPSARSCLRSGLSKDGTTLAVQHCCYDDNKHLITRGKGAGTPNLISTEFSPELHFKVDVMPWILCKGDWSRFHAVRPPNNGLHCMENPQQDIFMNELEEAREY; translated from the exons ATGCTAAAAGTGCGTAAGAGTCTATGGGTGCTTTTAAGTGTGCTTCTGGCTGTTTGGATAGAACGCGCGAGCAGCTTCCCTGTGAGACATCGCGCGAGATACAGACCCGTCGTAGAG AACCAGGTCCAGAGTGATTTGGCAGACTCGCATCCCCACCAACACAAGTGGTTCCAGCATCGCTCTACAGGTGTCCCGCAACAGCCTGAGCCCGGCCAAGAATCAAAACCCTTTGTTTTAGACCTCAAAAACTTTCCAGACCTGGCAAATGCTGACATTGGCTCCCAGAACCCAAACATTCAG GTGACCATTGAGGTGTTGGATGACCCCCCTATGGAAGTGGAGATGGACCTGATTAAAGAATGGAGCAATGACTGGCCCACATCTTCTCCCTCCTCTACTGTAGAGTGGCTGGGTGGAAAGAAGCTTTTCTGGCCTTTATTTTGGAGCTACACTGATGCAGATTCCGGTGACGATGGGACTGGCCAAGCAGTGGAGGAAGAGGACGACTACGCACTGGAGTATGACAGTGGGGAGCCCCTCCCTAGTGGTCTGGGAAAGACAGATGGCAATTGGGAAAGCCCATGGACTCAAAGCCATTATG AAACAGAGGAAGAGTGGAGCACATGGAGTCCCTGTAGTGTCACTTGTGGCCATGGCAACCAGACCCGCTCACGGTCATGTGGAGATTTCTGCACATCCACTGAGTCCCGAAGCTGTGACCTTATTCCATGCCCAG atGATTGGAACAGTGTGGCTCATGTCTTTCCATTTGAGATGGAGAATGGTACAGAACCCTTTGGCACTG ATGTTGACAGCTGTGAGAAGTGGTTAAATTGTAAGAGTGTGTTTCTTCAGCGTTACCTACAGCAGGTATTGACTGAATTACCCAGCTGCCCGTGCACCTATCCTTCTGACGCCTCCAACAATATAGTCAGTCTGCTGGATGCAGAGCATGAGCGAACCTTCCAATGGAGGGATGCTAGCGGCCCAAAAGAACGGCTGGACATCTACAAGCCCTCGGCACGGTCCTGTTTGCGTTCTGGCCTGTCAAAAGATGGCACCACCCTGGCTgtccaacattgttgctatgaTGACAACAAGCATTTAATTACAAGGGGCAAGGGGGCAGGTACCCCCAACCTAATAAGCACAGAATTCTCTCCAGAGCTGCATTTCAAGGTGGATGTAATGCCTTGGATACTGTGCAAAGGAGACTGGAGCAGGTTTCATGCAGTCCGCCCACCCAATAATGGCCTGCATTGCATGGAGAATCCACAACAGGATATTTTCATGAATGAATTGGAGGAGGCCAGAGAATATTAA
- the ism2b gene encoding isthmin-2 isoform X2: protein MLKVRKSLWVLLSVLLAVWIERASSFPVRHRARYRPVVETHPQTSLRDISNDHNLLHQQNQVQSDLADSHPHQHKWFQHRSTGVPQQPEPGQESKPFVLDLKNFPDLANADIGSQNPNIQVTIEVLDDPPMEVEMDLIKEWSNDWPTSSPSSTVEWLGGKKLFWPLFWSYTDADSGDDGTGQAVEEEDDYALEYDSGEPLPSGLGKTDGNWESPWTQSHYEEEWSTWSPCSVTCGHGNQTRSRSCGDFCTSTESRSCDLIPCPDDWNSVAHVFPFEMENGTEPFGTDVDSCEKWLNCKSVFLQRYLQQVLTELPSCPCTYPSDASNNIVSLLDAEHERTFQWRDASGPKERLDIYKPSARSCLRSGLSKDGTTLAVQHCCYDDNKHLITRGKGAGTPNLISTEFSPELHFKVDVMPWILCKGDWSRFHAVRPPNNGLHCMENPQQDIFMNELEEAREY from the exons ATGCTAAAAGTGCGTAAGAGTCTATGGGTGCTTTTAAGTGTGCTTCTGGCTGTTTGGATAGAACGCGCGAGCAGCTTCCCTGTGAGACATCGCGCGAGATACAGACCCGTCGTAGAG ACACATCCACAGACATCTTTGAGAGACATTAGCAATGACCATAATCTCCTGCACCAGCAGAACCAGGTCCAGAGTGATTTGGCAGACTCGCATCCCCACCAACACAAGTGGTTCCAGCATCGCTCTACAGGTGTCCCGCAACAGCCTGAGCCCGGCCAAGAATCAAAACCCTTTGTTTTAGACCTCAAAAACTTTCCAGACCTGGCAAATGCTGACATTGGCTCCCAGAACCCAAACATTCAG GTGACCATTGAGGTGTTGGATGACCCCCCTATGGAAGTGGAGATGGACCTGATTAAAGAATGGAGCAATGACTGGCCCACATCTTCTCCCTCCTCTACTGTAGAGTGGCTGGGTGGAAAGAAGCTTTTCTGGCCTTTATTTTGGAGCTACACTGATGCAGATTCCGGTGACGATGGGACTGGCCAAGCAGTGGAGGAAGAGGACGACTACGCACTGGAGTATGACAGTGGGGAGCCCCTCCCTAGTGGTCTGGGAAAGACAGATGGCAATTGGGAAAGCCCATGGACTCAAAGCCATTATG AGGAAGAGTGGAGCACATGGAGTCCCTGTAGTGTCACTTGTGGCCATGGCAACCAGACCCGCTCACGGTCATGTGGAGATTTCTGCACATCCACTGAGTCCCGAAGCTGTGACCTTATTCCATGCCCAG atGATTGGAACAGTGTGGCTCATGTCTTTCCATTTGAGATGGAGAATGGTACAGAACCCTTTGGCACTG ATGTTGACAGCTGTGAGAAGTGGTTAAATTGTAAGAGTGTGTTTCTTCAGCGTTACCTACAGCAGGTATTGACTGAATTACCCAGCTGCCCGTGCACCTATCCTTCTGACGCCTCCAACAATATAGTCAGTCTGCTGGATGCAGAGCATGAGCGAACCTTCCAATGGAGGGATGCTAGCGGCCCAAAAGAACGGCTGGACATCTACAAGCCCTCGGCACGGTCCTGTTTGCGTTCTGGCCTGTCAAAAGATGGCACCACCCTGGCTgtccaacattgttgctatgaTGACAACAAGCATTTAATTACAAGGGGCAAGGGGGCAGGTACCCCCAACCTAATAAGCACAGAATTCTCTCCAGAGCTGCATTTCAAGGTGGATGTAATGCCTTGGATACTGTGCAAAGGAGACTGGAGCAGGTTTCATGCAGTCCGCCCACCCAATAATGGCCTGCATTGCATGGAGAATCCACAACAGGATATTTTCATGAATGAATTGGAGGAGGCCAGAGAATATTAA
- the ism2b gene encoding isthmin-2 isoform X1, whose amino-acid sequence MLKVRKSLWVLLSVLLAVWIERASSFPVRHRARYRPVVETHPQTSLRDISNDHNLLHQQNQVQSDLADSHPHQHKWFQHRSTGVPQQPEPGQESKPFVLDLKNFPDLANADIGSQNPNIQVTIEVLDDPPMEVEMDLIKEWSNDWPTSSPSSTVEWLGGKKLFWPLFWSYTDADSGDDGTGQAVEEEDDYALEYDSGEPLPSGLGKTDGNWESPWTQSHYETEEEWSTWSPCSVTCGHGNQTRSRSCGDFCTSTESRSCDLIPCPDDWNSVAHVFPFEMENGTEPFGTDVDSCEKWLNCKSVFLQRYLQQVLTELPSCPCTYPSDASNNIVSLLDAEHERTFQWRDASGPKERLDIYKPSARSCLRSGLSKDGTTLAVQHCCYDDNKHLITRGKGAGTPNLISTEFSPELHFKVDVMPWILCKGDWSRFHAVRPPNNGLHCMENPQQDIFMNELEEAREY is encoded by the exons ATGCTAAAAGTGCGTAAGAGTCTATGGGTGCTTTTAAGTGTGCTTCTGGCTGTTTGGATAGAACGCGCGAGCAGCTTCCCTGTGAGACATCGCGCGAGATACAGACCCGTCGTAGAG ACACATCCACAGACATCTTTGAGAGACATTAGCAATGACCATAATCTCCTGCACCAGCAGAACCAGGTCCAGAGTGATTTGGCAGACTCGCATCCCCACCAACACAAGTGGTTCCAGCATCGCTCTACAGGTGTCCCGCAACAGCCTGAGCCCGGCCAAGAATCAAAACCCTTTGTTTTAGACCTCAAAAACTTTCCAGACCTGGCAAATGCTGACATTGGCTCCCAGAACCCAAACATTCAG GTGACCATTGAGGTGTTGGATGACCCCCCTATGGAAGTGGAGATGGACCTGATTAAAGAATGGAGCAATGACTGGCCCACATCTTCTCCCTCCTCTACTGTAGAGTGGCTGGGTGGAAAGAAGCTTTTCTGGCCTTTATTTTGGAGCTACACTGATGCAGATTCCGGTGACGATGGGACTGGCCAAGCAGTGGAGGAAGAGGACGACTACGCACTGGAGTATGACAGTGGGGAGCCCCTCCCTAGTGGTCTGGGAAAGACAGATGGCAATTGGGAAAGCCCATGGACTCAAAGCCATTATG AAACAGAGGAAGAGTGGAGCACATGGAGTCCCTGTAGTGTCACTTGTGGCCATGGCAACCAGACCCGCTCACGGTCATGTGGAGATTTCTGCACATCCACTGAGTCCCGAAGCTGTGACCTTATTCCATGCCCAG atGATTGGAACAGTGTGGCTCATGTCTTTCCATTTGAGATGGAGAATGGTACAGAACCCTTTGGCACTG ATGTTGACAGCTGTGAGAAGTGGTTAAATTGTAAGAGTGTGTTTCTTCAGCGTTACCTACAGCAGGTATTGACTGAATTACCCAGCTGCCCGTGCACCTATCCTTCTGACGCCTCCAACAATATAGTCAGTCTGCTGGATGCAGAGCATGAGCGAACCTTCCAATGGAGGGATGCTAGCGGCCCAAAAGAACGGCTGGACATCTACAAGCCCTCGGCACGGTCCTGTTTGCGTTCTGGCCTGTCAAAAGATGGCACCACCCTGGCTgtccaacattgttgctatgaTGACAACAAGCATTTAATTACAAGGGGCAAGGGGGCAGGTACCCCCAACCTAATAAGCACAGAATTCTCTCCAGAGCTGCATTTCAAGGTGGATGTAATGCCTTGGATACTGTGCAAAGGAGACTGGAGCAGGTTTCATGCAGTCCGCCCACCCAATAATGGCCTGCATTGCATGGAGAATCCACAACAGGATATTTTCATGAATGAATTGGAGGAGGCCAGAGAATATTAA